In Arachis hypogaea cultivar Tifrunner chromosome 2, arahy.Tifrunner.gnm2.J5K5, whole genome shotgun sequence, a genomic segment contains:
- the LOC112726667 gene encoding uncharacterized protein: MSLSIDHLQKISPWKETWSIEAKILTIWEDAFIVNENMQKFLHVILMDKQNDKVQATVEDDFITTFIHQLKEGHVCIISDFKVIPNVGLVRVTRHRFRILFKCSTSVVAAANRVIPDPGLSLTSMDEILQKRTDYEYLIDFVGVLCGLKRKMGVECNGNILKVIVLEVFADGKKIPCNLVSDCSALIDINSLQKYHKPPVLILQSFKIKINGDKVSLQNVINISWVSINPDMQETVNFLNEYHIASHHFSRLRSNEIGDLVSVIDDETFD; encoded by the exons ATGAGTCTTAGTATTGATCATCTTCAGAAAATCTCTCCATGGAAGGAAACTTGGAGTATTGAGGCTAAGATCTTGACCATATGGGAAGATGCTTTTATTGTTAATGAAAATATGCAGAAATTCTTACATGTAATCTTGATGGATAAGCAG AACGACAAGGTCCAAGCAactgttgaggatgattttatcACAACTTTTATTCATCAGTTAAAAGAAGGACATGTATGCATTATTTCTGACTTCAAAGTGATACCTAATGTTGGATTGGTTAGGGTTACAAGACATCGATTCCGCATCCTTTTCAAGTGTAGTACCTCTGTTGTTGCAGCTGCAAATAGAGTCATACCTGATCCTGGTTTAAGTTTAACCTCTATGGATGAGATTCTTCAAAAGCGCACTGATTATGAGTACTTAATAG ATTTTGTTGGGGTGCTGTGCGGATTGAAAAGGAAAATGGGTGTTGAATGTAATGGAAATATATTGAAAGTTATTGTCCTTGAGGTTTTTGCTGATGG GAAGAAAATACCCTGCAATCTTGTTAGTGACTGTTCTGCTCTTATAGACATCAATAGTTTGCAAAAGTATCACAAACCACCAGTTCTTATTTTGCAATCTTTCAAGATCAAAATTAATGGAG aTAAAGTTAGTctccaaaatgtgatcaatattTCTTGGGTTTCAATCAACCCTGATATGCAGGAAACTGTGAATTTTCTCAATGA atACCATATCGCAAGCCACCATTTTAGTAGACTGCGTAGTAATGAGATTGGGGATTTAGTATCTGTAATTGATGATGAAACTTTTGACTGA